A region of Rhodanobacteraceae bacterium DNA encodes the following proteins:
- a CDS encoding SAM-dependent methyltransferase, MidA: MDTSLPAPSPEETAHSARLADAIRREIAASGPVPFARFMERCLYAPGLGYYSAGRLKFGKDGDFVTAPELGPVFARCVARALAPALRACGEDAVWFELGGGSGAFARDCLLELQSLDALPKHYWLLEPSADLRERQRARLLAELPAALSARCAWLERPPQHGWSGVLFANEVLDALPVTRFTLQGGEVFEEHVTANGNGAFVRVDRPTDPLVAGAVRHLQRHLGRDFDDGYRSEVLPQLPWWLEAISGEQQRGAALFVDYGYVRREFYLPERRDGTLLCHYRHRAHSDPLILPGLQDITASVDFTALAEAGVGAGFEPVCYAFQSGFLMAAGLDAVFAVAHAAAPDEAARYALAQEIKRLTLPGEMGERFQAMLFARGLDIDATFAALIAIDRSERL; this comes from the coding sequence ATGGACACAAGCCTGCCAGCACCGTCTCCCGAGGAGACCGCGCATTCCGCGCGGCTGGCGGATGCGATCCGCCGGGAAATCGCGGCGTCCGGCCCGGTGCCGTTCGCACGTTTCATGGAGCGCTGCCTGTACGCGCCGGGTCTGGGCTACTACAGCGCGGGCCGGTTGAAGTTCGGCAAGGACGGCGATTTCGTGACCGCGCCGGAACTGGGCCCGGTGTTCGCGCGCTGCGTGGCGCGTGCGCTGGCGCCGGCGTTGCGCGCCTGCGGCGAGGATGCGGTGTGGTTCGAACTCGGCGGCGGCAGCGGCGCCTTCGCACGCGACTGCCTGCTCGAACTGCAATCGCTGGACGCGTTGCCGAAGCATTACTGGTTGCTGGAGCCTTCCGCGGACCTGCGCGAACGCCAACGCGCGCGCCTGCTGGCCGAGCTGCCTGCGGCGCTGTCCGCGCGCTGCGCGTGGCTGGAGCGTCCGCCGCAGCACGGATGGTCCGGCGTGCTGTTCGCCAACGAGGTGCTGGATGCCTTGCCGGTCACGCGTTTCACGCTGCAGGGCGGCGAAGTGTTCGAGGAACACGTGACCGCCAACGGCAACGGCGCCTTCGTGCGCGTCGACCGTCCCACCGATCCACTGGTCGCGGGCGCGGTACGCCACCTGCAGCGGCACCTCGGCCGCGACTTCGACGACGGCTACCGTTCCGAGGTGCTGCCGCAATTGCCGTGGTGGCTGGAAGCGATCAGCGGCGAGCAGCAGCGCGGCGCGGCGCTGTTCGTCGATTACGGTTACGTGCGGCGCGAGTTCTACCTGCCCGAACGCCGCGACGGAACCTTGCTCTGCCATTACCGCCATCGCGCGCATTCCGATCCGCTGATCCTGCCGGGTTTGCAGGACATCACCGCGTCGGTCGATTTCACCGCGCTGGCGGAGGCGGGCGTCGGCGCGGGCTTCGAGCCGGTCTGCTATGCCTTCCAGTCCGGGTTCCTGATGGCCGCCGGGCTGGACGCGGTGTTCGCCGTCGCCCACGCCGCCGCGCCCGATGAAGCCGCACGCTACGCACTGGCGCAGGAAATCAAGCGGCTGACCCTGCCGGGCGAAATGGGCGAACGCTTCCAGGCCATGCTGTTCGCGCGCGGACTGGACATCGACGCAACGTTCGCTGCGCTGATCGCAATCGACCGCAGCGAGCGGCTGTGA
- a CDS encoding Biotin carboxylase of acetyl-CoA carboxylase: MPMLDKVLIANRGEIALRVLRACQTMGIKTVAVHSTADRNLKHVGMADEAICIGPAPSARSYLNIPAIIAAAEVTDASAIHPGYGFLSENADFAEQVERSGFVFVGPRAETIRMMGDKVEAIKAMQAAGVPCVPGSDGPLDDDVERSMRIAREIGYPVLIKAAGGGGGRGMRDVHTEAHLGNAIATTRAEARAAFGNDQVYMEKFLENPRHVEIQVLADGQGNAIHLCERDCSMQRRHQKVVEEAPAPGITPEMRAEIGRVCVDACLRIGYRGAGTFEFLFQDGKFYFIEMNTRIQVEHPVTEMITGVDLVREQLLIAGGEPLSIRQEDIVPRGHAIECRINAEDPDTFMPSPGTVKRFEAPGGPGVRIDTHLYDGYQIPPNYDSMIGKLIVHGVDRKTAIARMRTALSETVIEGVKTNLPLQQRIMGDSGFKHGGRNIHYLEKRIREQKEKALGLA; this comes from the coding sequence ATGCCCATGCTGGACAAAGTATTGATCGCCAACCGCGGCGAAATCGCACTGCGCGTGCTGCGCGCCTGCCAGACCATGGGCATCAAGACGGTGGCGGTGCACTCGACCGCCGACCGCAACCTGAAACACGTCGGCATGGCCGACGAGGCGATCTGCATCGGCCCGGCGCCGTCCGCGCGGAGCTACCTCAACATTCCCGCGATCATCGCGGCGGCGGAAGTCACCGACGCCAGCGCCATCCACCCGGGCTACGGATTCCTTTCCGAGAACGCCGATTTCGCCGAGCAGGTGGAGCGCTCAGGCTTCGTGTTCGTGGGCCCACGCGCCGAGACCATCCGGATGATGGGCGACAAGGTCGAAGCGATCAAGGCCATGCAGGCCGCGGGCGTGCCGTGCGTGCCGGGTTCCGACGGTCCGCTCGACGACGACGTCGAGCGCAGCATGCGCATCGCGCGCGAGATCGGCTATCCGGTGCTGATCAAGGCTGCGGGCGGCGGCGGCGGGCGCGGCATGCGCGACGTGCACACCGAGGCGCATCTCGGCAACGCGATCGCGACCACGCGTGCCGAAGCGCGCGCGGCGTTCGGCAACGATCAGGTGTACATGGAGAAGTTCCTGGAAAACCCGCGCCACGTGGAAATCCAGGTGCTGGCCGACGGCCAGGGCAATGCCATCCACCTGTGCGAACGCGACTGCTCGATGCAGCGCCGCCACCAGAAGGTGGTCGAGGAAGCGCCCGCGCCGGGCATCACGCCGGAGATGCGCGCCGAAATCGGCCGGGTCTGCGTCGATGCCTGCCTGCGCATCGGCTACCGCGGCGCCGGCACCTTCGAGTTCCTGTTCCAGGACGGCAAGTTCTATTTCATCGAGATGAACACCCGCATCCAGGTGGAACATCCGGTGACCGAGATGATCACCGGCGTCGATCTGGTGCGCGAACAGCTGCTGATCGCGGGCGGCGAGCCGTTGTCGATCCGGCAGGAGGACATCGTCCCGCGCGGCCACGCGATCGAATGCCGCATCAACGCGGAAGATCCCGACACGTTCATGCCCTCCCCCGGCACCGTGAAACGCTTCGAGGCGCCGGGCGGCCCGGGCGTGCGCATCGACACGCACCTGTACGACGGCTACCAGATTCCGCCGAACTACGATTCGATGATCGGCAAGCTGATCGTGCACGGCGTCGACCGCAAGACCGCAATCGCGCGGATGCGCACCGCGCTCAGCGAAACCGTGATCGAAGGCGTCAAGACCAACCTGCCGCTGCAGCAGCGCATCATGGGCGACAGCGGCTTCAAGCACGGCGGCCGCAACATCCACTACCTCGAAAAGCGCATCCGCGAACAGAAGGAAAAGGCGCTGGGACTGGCCTGA
- a CDS encoding Biotin carboxyl carrier protein of acetyl-CoA carboxylase, with amino-acid sequence MDLRKVKKLIELLEESNLSELEIKEGEEVVRLSRFPSGNAVAPQVIAAPAPVAAAPVAAPAAPPAAAASPAATPAESGLPPGTVVRSPMVGTFYAAPSPGAEPFVKVGQQVKIGDPLGVIEAMKMFNQIEAEVAGTVVAIVAENGQAVEFDEPLFVIG; translated from the coding sequence ATGGACCTGCGCAAAGTCAAGAAACTGATCGAACTGCTGGAAGAATCCAACCTCTCGGAACTCGAGATCAAGGAAGGCGAGGAAGTCGTGCGCCTGTCGCGTTTCCCGTCCGGCAACGCTGTCGCACCACAAGTGATCGCGGCGCCCGCGCCGGTCGCGGCCGCGCCCGTGGCCGCACCGGCCGCGCCTCCTGCCGCGGCCGCGTCGCCCGCCGCGACGCCGGCGGAATCCGGCCTGCCGCCGGGCACCGTGGTGCGCTCGCCGATGGTCGGCACCTTCTACGCCGCGCCCTCGCCGGGCGCCGAGCCGTTCGTCAAGGTCGGCCAGCAGGTCAAGATCGGCGACCCGCTGGGCGTGATCGAAGCGATGAAGATGTTCAACCAGATCGAGGCCGAAGTCGCCGGCACCGTGGTCGCCATCGTGGCCGAGAACGGCCAGGCGGTGGAATTCGATGAACCGCTGTTCGTGATCGGCTGA
- a CDS encoding 3-dehydroquinate dehydratase II, with protein sequence MAQILVLHGPNLNLLGEREPEVYGRTTLADIEAALTRQAEAAGHGLANFQSNAEHALVERVQAARHDRTDFILINPAAFTHTSVALRDALAAAAIPFIEVHLSNPHAREPFRRQSYFSDLAVGIVTGFGADSYRYALDAAIQRLANPSHASPHPGLPPHAGEGV encoded by the coding sequence TTGGCACAGATTCTCGTCCTTCACGGCCCGAACCTCAACCTGCTCGGTGAACGCGAGCCGGAGGTGTACGGCCGGACCACATTGGCCGACATCGAGGCGGCGCTGACCCGTCAGGCCGAAGCCGCCGGGCACGGGCTGGCGAATTTCCAGTCCAATGCCGAACACGCGCTGGTCGAACGGGTGCAGGCCGCCAGGCACGACCGTACCGATTTCATCCTGATCAATCCGGCCGCCTTCACCCACACCTCGGTGGCGTTGCGCGACGCGCTGGCCGCGGCGGCGATCCCGTTCATCGAGGTGCACCTCTCAAATCCGCACGCCCGCGAGCCGTTCCGCCGGCAGTCGTATTTCTCGGATCTGGCGGTCGGCATCGTCACCGGCTTCGGTGCCGACAGTTACCGCTACGCGCTGGATGCTGCCATCCAGCGGCTGGCGAACCCATCGCATGCTTCCCCCCATCCCGGCCTTCCCCCGCACGCGGGGGAAGGAGTCTGA
- a CDS encoding Cytochrome c-type biogenesis protein ResA, with the protein MMDRRTLLILALACLAAFGGWWLQHREDTALPAQPPAPAGVRVFATGDPVGDYALPDLDGRTTALAKWHGKVVLLNFWATWCAPCRQEMPMLAKLQRDHAVDGLQVVGVAMEQSQSAAAFLKQVPVDYPILIGIDADPVPTTVFGDTAGLLPYSVLIGRDGRILETRLGPLDPATVKGWLDEAFVESQAKELPAKDGGS; encoded by the coding sequence ATGATGGATCGCCGCACGCTCCTGATCCTGGCGCTGGCCTGCCTTGCCGCGTTCGGCGGCTGGTGGCTGCAACATCGCGAGGACACCGCGTTGCCCGCGCAGCCGCCGGCGCCGGCGGGCGTCAGGGTGTTTGCAACAGGCGACCCGGTGGGCGACTACGCGCTCCCCGACCTCGATGGCCGGACCACCGCGCTGGCGAAGTGGCACGGCAAGGTCGTGTTGCTGAACTTCTGGGCCACCTGGTGCGCGCCGTGCCGCCAGGAAATGCCGATGCTGGCGAAGCTGCAACGCGATCACGCGGTGGATGGCCTGCAGGTGGTCGGCGTGGCCATGGAACAGTCGCAGTCGGCCGCGGCCTTCCTGAAACAGGTTCCGGTGGATTACCCGATCCTGATCGGGATCGACGCCGATCCGGTGCCGACCACGGTTTTCGGCGACACCGCCGGCCTGCTGCCCTACAGCGTGCTGATCGGACGCGACGGCCGCATCCTCGAAACCAGGCTCGGCCCGCTCGATCCGGCGACGGTCAAGGGCTGGCTGGACGAGGCTTTCGTGGAAAGTCAGGCCAAGGAGCTCCCGGCCAAGGATGGCGGCTCTTAG